In the Leptospira limi genome, one interval contains:
- the neuC gene encoding UDP-N-acetylglucosamine 2-epimerase translates to MKKRISVVTSTRADYGLLRWVIQGIHESDYLDLQIIVTGMHLSPEFGLTYKEIENDGFKIQKKIEILLSSDTPVGISKSMGLGLIGFSEAYSELKPDLILVLGDRYEILSSVSAALISRIPVAHLHGGETTEGAFDEGIRHSISKMSHLHFVAAEEYKNRVLQLGENPDHIHLVGGLGIDGIKKLKLLSRDELESSLNFKFKKKNLLITFHPATLEGQTAEYQIRQLLSYLATLSDTGLIFTMPNSDTDSRIIFELIHEFVSSHSNSCSYASLGHLRYLSCLQFVDAVVGNSSSGIIEAPSFRIGTINIGDRQKGRLKATSVIDCDPNYENIKSAFLKLYSSEFQSFLPNVMNPYGEGGASEKIVKVLEKFDLTGILKKKFFDLKFVL, encoded by the coding sequence ATGAAAAAGAGAATTTCTGTTGTCACTAGTACTCGTGCTGACTACGGATTACTTCGTTGGGTCATACAAGGAATTCATGAGTCGGATTATCTCGATTTACAAATCATTGTTACAGGTATGCACTTATCCCCTGAGTTTGGATTAACCTATAAAGAAATTGAAAACGATGGTTTTAAAATTCAGAAGAAAATTGAAATTTTATTAAGTTCGGATACTCCTGTTGGTATCTCCAAATCAATGGGTCTTGGATTGATCGGATTTTCAGAAGCATATTCTGAATTAAAACCTGATTTAATCCTTGTTCTTGGGGATCGTTATGAAATTCTTTCGTCTGTCTCTGCCGCCTTAATTTCAAGAATTCCTGTCGCTCATTTACACGGTGGAGAAACTACGGAAGGAGCATTTGATGAAGGGATACGGCATTCCATTTCGAAAATGTCTCACCTACATTTTGTAGCGGCGGAAGAATATAAAAACCGAGTCCTTCAGTTGGGCGAAAATCCCGATCATATTCATTTAGTAGGTGGATTAGGAATCGATGGAATTAAAAAATTGAAATTACTAAGTAGAGACGAATTAGAATCATCACTCAACTTTAAATTTAAAAAGAAGAATTTATTGATCACGTTTCATCCAGCGACTCTCGAAGGTCAAACTGCGGAATATCAAATAAGGCAATTACTTTCTTATTTGGCAACTTTGTCAGATACCGGTTTGATTTTTACTATGCCCAATTCGGATACGGATAGTCGAATCATCTTTGAATTGATCCATGAATTCGTAAGTTCCCATTCCAATTCATGTTCTTATGCATCTCTTGGTCATTTGCGTTATTTGTCCTGTTTACAGTTTGTTGACGCAGTGGTTGGAAATTCATCCAGCGGTATCATTGAGGCACCTAGTTTTCGTATTGGTACAATCAATATCGGTGATAGACAAAAAGGGCGATTAAAAGCCACCAGTGTCATTGACTGCGATCCAAATTATGAGAATATTAAATCTGCCTTTTTAAAACTTTATTCCTCAGAGTTTCAGTCATTTTTACCCAATGTGATGAATCCTTATGGAGAAGGTGGAGCTAGCGAAAAGATTGTGAAAGTATTGGAAAAGTTTGACTTAACAGGCATTCTTAAAAAGAAATTTTTTGATCTAAAGTTTGTTTTGTAA
- a CDS encoding class I SAM-dependent methyltransferase, with translation MNCYICSSEKWSVRPGKVRDNPSLEIRECSHCGLVYLSSQIQSEEEFYQNSGMHDGNVPIDEWIRNTEMDDNRRFQDLRLSLPNQTLLDFGCGNGAFLKLVTPLCKEVAGVELEKRLQPYFLSQGLKVYESLSELEGEYDWITAFHVIEHLSDPVPILKKLSMHLKSNSGKLLVEVPSSQDALLTLYGSIPFQEFTYWSCHLYLYNEFTLRKLAEMAGLKVQMIKQIQRYPLSNHLYWLSKSKPGGHKAWPLLNNPDLQSAYANVLASIGACDTISAILVK, from the coding sequence TTGAATTGTTATATTTGTTCATCAGAAAAGTGGAGTGTCCGACCAGGAAAGGTTCGCGATAATCCAAGTTTAGAGATTCGAGAATGTAGTCATTGTGGTTTGGTTTATTTATCATCACAAATTCAATCTGAAGAAGAATTTTATCAAAATTCTGGGATGCACGATGGGAATGTTCCTATAGATGAATGGATTCGAAATACGGAAATGGATGATAATCGCCGTTTTCAGGATTTACGGCTATCATTACCGAATCAAACTCTTCTGGATTTTGGCTGCGGTAATGGGGCTTTTTTAAAATTGGTTACTCCGTTATGTAAGGAAGTTGCAGGTGTTGAACTTGAAAAACGTTTGCAGCCTTATTTTTTAAGCCAAGGACTAAAGGTTTACGAATCACTATCTGAACTTGAAGGTGAGTATGATTGGATTACAGCTTTTCATGTGATAGAACATTTATCTGATCCTGTTCCAATTTTAAAAAAACTAAGTATGCATCTCAAATCAAACTCAGGGAAATTACTTGTAGAAGTGCCTTCCAGTCAAGATGCACTTTTGACTTTATATGGAAGTATCCCATTTCAAGAATTTACATACTGGAGTTGTCATCTTTATTTATATAACGAATTTACACTTAGAAAACTTGCTGAAATGGCTGGACTCAAAGTCCAAATGATCAAACAAATTCAGCGTTATCCTTTATCTAATCATTTGTATTGGTTGTCGAAATCGAAACCAGGTGGTCATAAAGCATGGCCATTATTAAATAACCCCGATTTACAGTCTGCTTATGCGAATGTCCTAGCTTCCATTGGGGCTTGTGATACTATAAGTGCAATTTTAGTAAAATAG
- a CDS encoding nucleotidyltransferase family protein, whose translation MEISSIETLLIDSESFLKTAMKRLDEAGRRVVFVLDSNSKLLGSLTDGDIRRWILSGGSLDVKVSEICNQNCFFVEQNYDFETVKQRMSESKIDVVPVVDKNHEVKDYLVWELFIENKLTRKLKQKLNHPVVIMAGGKGTRLDPLTKVLPKPLIPVGDKTILEVIIDKFREYDIDDFYLSVNHKSGIIKAYMEELSPPYKVSYVHEEKPLGTAGALKYLEGKLSLPFFVSNCDILIDADYKNIMDHHLNSGNLLTLIASIKHYSIPYGVCEIEKDELVRIQEKPEYNFLVNTGMYVLNPEVFSYIPADTFFHMTDLISAVQAAKGRVGVYPIREGSWTDTGEWDEYKKALNKIGY comes from the coding sequence ATGGAAATATCATCGATAGAAACATTGTTAATCGACTCTGAGTCTTTTCTCAAAACTGCCATGAAGAGATTAGATGAAGCGGGAAGAAGAGTTGTATTTGTATTAGACTCTAATTCTAAACTTTTGGGTTCACTGACTGACGGTGACATCCGCAGATGGATTCTATCCGGCGGAAGTTTGGATGTTAAGGTTTCAGAAATTTGTAATCAAAATTGTTTCTTCGTAGAACAAAACTACGATTTCGAAACTGTAAAACAGAGAATGTCTGAATCTAAAATAGATGTTGTTCCTGTAGTGGACAAAAACCATGAAGTGAAGGACTATCTCGTTTGGGAATTATTCATTGAAAATAAACTTACTAGAAAACTGAAACAAAAATTAAACCATCCTGTTGTTATTATGGCAGGAGGGAAGGGAACTAGGCTTGATCCTCTCACCAAAGTTCTTCCTAAACCTTTAATTCCTGTAGGCGATAAAACCATATTGGAAGTCATTATCGATAAATTTAGAGAGTATGATATCGATGATTTTTATTTATCAGTAAATCATAAGTCAGGTATCATTAAAGCATATATGGAAGAACTATCACCTCCATATAAAGTAAGTTATGTTCATGAAGAAAAACCGTTAGGAACAGCGGGCGCACTAAAGTATTTAGAAGGGAAACTTTCTTTACCTTTTTTTGTTTCGAATTGTGATATTTTAATAGATGCCGATTATAAAAATATCATGGATCATCATTTAAATTCAGGCAATCTACTGACACTGATTGCATCCATTAAACACTATAGCATTCCTTACGGTGTTTGTGAGATTGAGAAAGATGAATTAGTTAGAATTCAAGAAAAACCAGAGTATAATTTTTTAGTTAATACTGGAATGTATGTTTTGAATCCTGAAGTATTTTCCTATATACCAGCGGATACTTTTTTCCATATGACAGATCTAATATCTGCAGTGCAGGCAGCAAAAGGTAGAGTCGGAGTTTATCCAATCAGAGAAGGCTCTTGGACAGATACTGGAGAATGGGATGAATATAAAAAAGCTTTGAATAAAATAGGATATTAG
- a CDS encoding LA_1612 family putative O-antigen biosynthesis protein codes for MAKLSKLFLFFLYVIKAKKRWFRPPKNQYLIFDFCGSDDILKEFPSSDPVAIFHNRGEEINLFVLFLSFFGGGKRGLFRNYIDTYLKNVSPNLVLTFIDNSNYFYEIKRVHENIKTVSVQNGIRDSSFFRQLGDRSLENHHTDYLCLFGSGISQLYSKHIAGKTISIGSIKNNRVPVSGTKNKDLICFISQHREKGEIRIQDRLFSFEDFFTRPDSIVLSSLSKYAEKNNKEVAIIMSGKGSFEKEYFLSLASTNLRFIENSNSDTAYHAVDEAEVVVSLDSTLGYESAIRGNKTAFFPIRSSLLNMEDRKFGWPSVYPDQGKFWCNLPDENHLISVLDHLFSIDHSEWQKELNFSNFEQLMVFDPGNSKFQTLLSEIIN; via the coding sequence GTGGCTAAACTTTCCAAGTTATTCCTTTTTTTTCTCTATGTAATTAAGGCAAAAAAAAGATGGTTTCGACCACCAAAAAATCAATACCTCATTTTTGATTTTTGTGGATCGGATGATATCCTAAAAGAATTTCCTTCTTCAGATCCTGTTGCTATATTTCATAACAGAGGAGAGGAGATTAATTTATTTGTTTTGTTTCTATCTTTTTTTGGCGGTGGCAAAAGAGGGCTTTTCCGAAATTATATTGATACTTACCTTAAGAATGTTTCTCCAAATTTAGTTCTAACTTTCATTGATAACTCCAATTATTTTTATGAAATCAAAAGAGTTCATGAAAATATCAAAACCGTATCCGTACAAAATGGTATTAGAGATTCTTCTTTTTTTCGGCAATTGGGTGACCGTTCATTAGAAAACCATCATACTGACTATTTATGTTTGTTTGGATCTGGTATTTCTCAATTGTATTCCAAACATATTGCAGGTAAGACTATTTCGATTGGATCGATTAAAAACAATCGTGTTCCTGTTTCTGGTACTAAAAATAAGGATTTAATTTGTTTTATCTCTCAACATAGAGAGAAAGGCGAAATTAGAATTCAAGATCGACTATTTTCCTTTGAGGATTTTTTTACTCGTCCTGATTCCATTGTTCTTTCCTCTTTATCTAAATATGCGGAAAAAAACAATAAGGAAGTTGCGATCATAATGAGTGGAAAAGGTTCCTTTGAGAAGGAATATTTTCTTTCATTAGCTTCGACAAATCTTCGGTTTATCGAAAATTCAAATTCTGATACCGCTTATCATGCTGTTGATGAAGCGGAAGTAGTGGTTTCTTTGGATTCTACGCTTGGATACGAATCTGCAATACGTGGAAATAAAACTGCATTTTTTCCTATTCGTTCTTCTTTATTAAATATGGAAGATAGAAAATTTGGGTGGCCTTCTGTTTATCCTGATCAGGGTAAATTTTGGTGCAATCTTCCTGATGAAAATCATTTGATTTCTGTATTGGATCATTTGTTTTCCATTGATCATTCTGAATGGCAAAAGGAATTAAATTTCTCTAACTTCGAGCAGTTGATGGTTTTTGATCCGGGAAATAGTAAATTTCAAACTCTTCTTTCTGAAATTATAAACTGA
- a CDS encoding acylneuraminate cytidylyltransferase family protein — MKDKKIRAIIAARGGSKGVPGKNIRNLGGKPLIEWSIEDALESKYIQEVYVSTDDEKIANISKSAGAKIINRPAMYATDKSSSEEAIIHAISEWDEMDPENDIIVFMQCTSPIRSSADLDEAIEKLISMKADSLLSVCEFHGFLWKEDGNNAIPWHHDYKIRPMRQDMEKRFKENGSFYIFKPWVILKDKNRLGGKIITYEMDQSSSIDIDTEFDFKLAEIFIKNA; from the coding sequence ATGAAAGATAAAAAAATAAGGGCAATTATTGCCGCCCGGGGCGGCTCAAAAGGTGTACCTGGGAAAAACATTCGAAATTTAGGTGGTAAACCACTGATCGAATGGAGTATCGAAGATGCATTGGAGTCAAAATACATTCAGGAAGTTTATGTTTCTACAGATGATGAGAAAATAGCTAATATTTCAAAATCAGCAGGGGCAAAAATAATCAATCGACCGGCAATGTATGCTACCGATAAATCAAGTTCAGAAGAAGCAATTATACATGCCATTAGCGAATGGGATGAAATGGATCCGGAAAATGATATCATTGTCTTTATGCAATGTACTTCACCGATTCGAAGTTCCGCTGATTTGGATGAAGCAATCGAAAAATTGATTTCAATGAAAGCAGATTCTTTGTTATCAGTTTGCGAATTTCATGGATTTCTTTGGAAAGAAGACGGAAACAATGCGATTCCCTGGCACCATGATTACAAAATTCGACCTATGCGACAAGACATGGAAAAACGTTTTAAAGAAAATGGGTCCTTTTATATTTTTAAACCTTGGGTAATCTTAAAAGATAAAAACCGGTTAGGTGGAAAAATAATTACATATGAAATGGATCAATCTTCTTCAATTGATATAGATACTGAATTTGATTTTAAGTTAGCCGAAATATTTATTAAAAATGCTTAA